The Hypnocyclicus thermotrophus nucleotide sequence TAGTGGAAAAGGATATAATGTGTATTTAGGTAGTGAATATAAAGGATATAGAGCAGGAATATTTTATGAAAATCTTTATGATAAAAAATATAAAGTAAACGATATACGTACTGGAATATTAGTTCAATTTGCAGATTCTAAAGTAACCCAAGCATTAGGAAGTGTAAGGTTTGATTATACAAGAAATCCAGAAGGATTCGGAATAACAATTCCAATATTACATGGAAATATAGGTAATATACAAAAAGATATACCAAAAAATAGTAAATTAGTAGGAGAAATATATGCATATAGAACAATAACATATTGGCAAAATGGACAAGGAAGAAATTTTTATGAACATAGAATCAATTATTGGGGTGATGTAGAATCAAAAGATTTAATAGTAGTAATGGAAGAAAAACCATGGTATTTAAAAATAGAATCATTAGTAAGTCCACATACAGAAATAAAAACAAAGGAAGATATAGTAGATTGGGAAAGAGATAGACAAGGACCAGCAGAATTAAGACAAGAAGTAATATATAAATTTTATAAAAAATAACATAAAAAACATAAAATTTATTTTGAATATTAATAACAAATAAAAAATGGAGGAAAATATGGCAGAAGTAATAAACAATAGTAAAAAACGTATAAATCAATTAGTAGAATTTTCAATAGAAATAATGGAAGAAAAAGAGAAAGGGAAAAAAATTTATGAAAAATATAAAGAATTAATAGAAAATATAACACCGTATGAAGTATTGAATTTAGGAGATCAATTATTAGAAAGAGGTTTAGAAATAAAATATATAAAAGAAAATATAGAAAAAATTATGAATATATTTCATACTTCATTAAAAAATTATGAATATGAATATCCAAGTAAAAAAAATCCTGTTTTTTATTATTTTCAAGAAAACATAAAATTAGAAGAAAAATTAAAAAAAATTAAAGAGGAATCAATAATAAAACAAGATATAAAAAAATTAAATAAATACTTAAAAGAAATAAAAGATATAGAAAAACATTATATAAGACAAGAAAATATATTGTATCCATATTTAGAAAATATTTGGAGTTATACAAATCCATTGAAAATATTATGGTCGTTACATGATGATGTAAAAAAAGATATAAAAGAGTTAATTGAAATAACAGAAAAAGAAAAAAAATTTACAAAAGATTTAAATATGAGAATTGGAAACTTTTTTTTCTTAATATATGGAGTAATTTTTAAAGAAAATTTATTAATATTTCCAGAGGCATTAAGAACGATCCCAAATAAAAAATGGAATGAAATTTTAAAAGCAGAGTTAGAAATGGAATTTGCATTTATAGAAAAGCCAAATATAGAAATAGAAAATTTAGATATATCTGAAAACAATGGATTAAAAGAAATGACTTTTAAAGTAGAAACAGGGGAGTTATCATTTAATCAAATAGAATTAATTTTTAATAATTTGGCAATAGATATAACATTTATAGATAAAAATGATGAAGTGAAATATTTTTCAAATCCAAAAGATAGGTTTTTTCCACGTTCACCTGCAATAATAGGAAGAAAAGTTCAAAATTGCCATCCACCTGAAAGTGTACATGTAGTAGAAAAAATATTAGCTGCATTTAAATCAGGTGAAAAAAATGAAGCTGATTTTTGGATAAATATGAGAGGAAAAACAATTTTAATACGATATTACGCATTGAGAGATAAAGAAAATAATTATATAGGGACCATAGAAGTAAGCCAAGATATAACAGAAATTAAAAATATAAAAGGCGATAAAAGATTATTGGACTGGGAATAAAATTTATCTAAAAGAAAAGAGTAAAAAGAAGAAATGAGAAATAGGAGAAAAAATGAAATATAGAAAAGAGATATTAAATAATATTATATATATTAATATAATTTATATATTTTTTACAGCATATACATTTACAAGTACAATAAAAAAAGATTTTATAAAAGGTGTAGATATATCAATGTTAAAACAATTAGAAGATAATGGGGCTAAATTTTATGACGAAAAAGGGATAGAAAAAGATTGTATTGAAATATTAAAAGAGCATGGAGTTAATTGGATTAGAATTAGGACATGGGTAAATCCAGTTGATAAAACTGGAAATTTATTAGGGGGTGGAAATAATAATAAAGAAACAACAATAAAATTAGCAAAAAAAATAAAATCAAAACAATTAAAATATTTGTTAGATTTTCATTATAGTGATTTTTGGTCGGATCCTGGCAAGCAATATAAGCCAAAAGAATGGGAAAATTTAAAAGGAAAAAAATTGGAAAAAAAAGTATATGAGTACACAAAAGACATGATATTATCCTTAAAAGCTCAAAATGCATTACCTGATATGGTTCAAATAGGAAATGAAGTAAATGGAGGAATGCTTTGGCCAGATGGAAAAACTTGGAAACAAGGAAAAGAAAAAATAGGAGGATATAATGGTTTTGTAAAATTATTAAAAGCAGGGATAAAAGCTGTAAAAGATATTGATAAA carries:
- a CDS encoding PAS domain-containing protein, coding for MAEVINNSKKRINQLVEFSIEIMEEKEKGKKIYEKYKELIENITPYEVLNLGDQLLERGLEIKYIKENIEKIMNIFHTSLKNYEYEYPSKKNPVFYYFQENIKLEEKLKKIKEESIIKQDIKKLNKYLKEIKDIEKHYIRQENILYPYLENIWSYTNPLKILWSLHDDVKKDIKELIEITEKEKKFTKDLNMRIGNFFFLIYGVIFKENLLIFPEALRTIPNKKWNEILKAELEMEFAFIEKPNIEIENLDISENNGLKEMTFKVETGELSFNQIELIFNNLAIDITFIDKNDEVKYFSNPKDRFFPRSPAIIGRKVQNCHPPESVHVVEKILAAFKSGEKNEADFWINMRGKTILIRYYALRDKENNYIGTIEVSQDITEIKNIKGDKRLLDWE
- a CDS encoding glycoside hydrolase family 53 protein, whose product is MKYRKEILNNIIYINIIYIFFTAYTFTSTIKKDFIKGVDISMLKQLEDNGAKFYDEKGIEKDCIEILKEHGVNWIRIRTWVNPVDKTGNLLGGGNNNKETTIKLAKKIKSKQLKYLLDFHYSDFWSDPGKQYKPKEWENLKGKKLEKKVYEYTKDMILSLKAQNALPDMVQIGNEVNGGMLWPDGKTWKQGKEKIGGYNGFVKLLKAGIKAVKDIDKKIKIMIHLSDGGNNKLYRTVFDELIKRKVEFDIIGISFYPYWHGTFNELTENLSDISKRYKKDVIVVETAYAYTLENGDSLPNIFGKTEERKVGYIASVEGQKQVIKKLMDIIYNVPNNRGKGFFYWGAEWIPIKNSGWKIGEGNAWENQAMFDFNGKALETLNIFKENP